Part of the bacterium genome is shown below.
CCTCCGAACCCGCTCGCACCTGCACCTTGCGGTTTGCGTCTCCATCGGTGATGAATCCGTATTTGGAAACGCTCACCAAATGCGGCCCGGCGGGGAGATGGCGAAGCCATGCGTCGGTCACGTATTCGGTGGGCGATCCGTTGAGATGGATCGTTGCGCCCGGAACGTTGCAGATCACCTGAATGCTTCCCGAGCGATCCCGCAGCAGGATCAGGAGCAGCACGATCCCCGCGATCACCAGAAACACCGAGACGATCAGGCGATTGCGTACTCGCTTCTGACCCACTTCAAGCTCTTCCATGTCCACGGGAATCTGATGCTCGCGCTCGTAGATCTCGGCCTCGGTCAGCCACTCGGCTTCGCCGTCTTCGTTCACGAATCGCCGGTATCCCCCCTTGGCACGATAGAAAGATTCGATCTCCTCCTCGATGATCCGTTGCCGGTCTTCCGAGAGCGGAGCCGCCCATCGCGGTCCCGCCGGAGCGCCGCCTTGTTCCTCGCGCAGTCGCTCGCGGTTTTCCAGCTCGCGACGAATCAGCTGCCGTAGCTCTTCCTCTTCTCGGGGATCCATGCGGTCAGGTTCGGTCGTTCGGGAGGGTCTTGTTCTCGGTCGGTAGGCCGATGACTTCGTCTATCTCGCGGCTATCGAGAGCTTCTCGCTCGATCAGCGCTTTCGCCAGTTTGTGCAGCCGCTCCAGTTCGCGGGTGAGAACTTCACGGGTGGTGTTCTCCGCTCGTCGTACGATGTCCCGCACTCCCTCGTCTATGGCGTTGGCTGTCGTATCGCTGTAGTCCTGAATGTGCGTATAGTCGCGGCCCAAGAATACTTCGTCTTCCTTTTGTCCGTAGCGAAGCGGTCCCAGCTTGTCCGACATCCCCCACTGTGTGACCATTTTTTTGGCGATCTCGGAGATGCGTTTCAGGTCGTCCGCCGCCCCGGTGGTGAGTTCATGGAACACCAACTGTTCGGCCACGCGTCCGCCCATCAAGAACGCGAGTTGGCTCTCAAGAAAAGTGCGGCTGTAGCTATGGCGGTCGTCCAACGGCACGACGTGCGTCAATCCCATCGCCCGCCCGCGCGGAATGATCGTCACTTTGTGCACGGGATCCAATCCCGGAACGAATTTGGCGATCAGCACGTGGCCCGCCTCGTGATAGGCCGTGGAACGCTTCTCGCTGTCGGAGACGACTACCGATTTGCGCTCCACGCCCATCAGAACCTTGTCCTTGGCCGCTTCGAGATCCACCATCGAAATTTCGTCTTGATCCAGCCGCGCGGCGATAAGCGCCGCTTCGTTCATGAGGTTCGAGAGTTCCGCTCCCGCCATACCGGGAGTGCTCTTGGCGATGATTTCCAAGTCCGCTTCCGCCGCCAGCGGCTTGTTCTTCGCATGCACCTTGAGAATTCCCAGCCGTCCTCGCACGTCGGGACGATCCACCACGATCTGGCGGTCGAAACGACCGGGCCGTAGCAGCGCGGGATCCAGGATGTCGGGACGGTTCGTCGCCGCAATCAGAATCACGCCGTCGTTCTCTTCAAAACCGTCCATCTCGATCAGAAGCTGATTTAAAGTCTGCTCGCGCTCGTCATGGCCGCCGCCAAGACCGGCTCCGCGATGCCGTCCCACCGCGTCAATTTCATCTATGAAAATGATACAGGGAGCGTTCTTCTTGCCGGTTTCAAACAGATCTCGAACCCGGCTCGCACCCACGCCCACGAACATCTCCACGAATTCCGCGCCGCTGATCGTATAAAACGGCACACCCGCTTCCCCCGCCACCGCCTTGGCCAGCAACGTCTTTCCCGTTCCCGGAGGTCCCAAAAGCAGGCAACCGCGCGGAATCCGTCCGCCCAAACGAACGAACTTGCGCGGATTCTTCAAGAACTCGATGATCTCCGCCAGCTCTTCCTTGGCCTCTTCCGCTCCCGCAACGTCCACAAAGGTGATCTTGGGCTTGCTCTCCGAAAACAGTCTGGCCTTGCTCTTACCGAAACTGAATAGTCCCTTGGGACCCATCCCGCTCTGCATGCGGCTGATGAGGAAAATCGTGAACGCGATGATTAAAACCCAGGGAAGCAGGTTCAGGAGATAGCTTCCGATATCCGGCTTCTTTTCCTTGAACTGCAATTCCATCTGGAGATCACGCCATCGCATCACCATATCGTTGTCTATCTGGGGTGGCAGCGTCGTCCGAAACCGGCGGCCGTCATTGAATTCTCCGTGCAGCGTCTGGCCAATGATCGTCCCTTTCTTGACCATTCCCTGCTGCAACCGCTCTTCGAACTGATGATAGGGAATCTCGGTCTCGCTCGAACTTCGGTCAAGGAGCTGAGCCACCACGATGAATCCCACCACGATCAGGAGCAGGATATACAAAGTTCGTGTGGCCCTCTTCCACTCAACGCGGTCTTCGGGCGGCTTGCGCTTTTTGTCTTTGTCCGATTCAGGCACGGCCGTTTCCTATTCGTCGGTACGAGCGTACAAATCGGCCAGATAACGCCACTGATGAGCGTAGTCCAGCCCATAGCCCACCACAAAACGATCCGGGATATCCATTCCCACGTATTCCGCCTGCTCGCCTCCCGCGAGTGCGGACGGTTTCCGGAACATCGTCGCCATCACCAGGCTGGCGGGCTTCTTTCGGCGAAGATGATCCCGCAGGAAGTCCAGCGACTTGCCGGTGTCCACAATGTCTTCGACAACGACCACGTGCCGCCCGGCAAGATCCGTATCCACGTCCTTCACCAGCCGGATCGGGCCGGGTTTCATGTTCGTGGTGTAGCTCGATAGTCGAATGAAATCCACCTCACAGGGGATATTCACTTCCCGAACCAGATCGGCCATGAAGGCGAAGCAGCCGTTCAATACGCCGACAAACACCGGATTCCGCTCCGCGTAGTCCTCGCGCAGGCGGGCGGCGACCATCCGCAAATGGCGATGGATTTCCTCTCGCGAAATCATTCGTTTGAAACGATAGGGAGCAACGCCGACAATCTCGCTGGTCCGCTCATCCGTCGCTGCGATCATTCTGTCCTTTCCATGCAATCCACATCGGTTGCGTAGTATATGAATCAGCCAAGGCTCGCTCGGCCGTTTCTCCGCCCACTATCCACAACGGTCCATCCGCATCCGTGACCACGAGCGTCCGGGCGCGTTCCAGTGGATTCCTTCTTCGTTCAGCCAGCAGGTCGGCCACTTTTTTCATCGGTCGGCCAGCGGATTTCAGCCGGTCTCCGGCCCGCCAGCTTCGCAGCCACAGTTCTCGATCGGCCAGATCGCGACGAACCGGAATCATCCACGTTATACTCGCATCGTCCGGCCGTTCCTCGCATAGCAGCAGAATCCCGTTTCGTTCGGGAACCGACCACTCTCCCATCCCGATCCGCCTACAAACCTCGGCCGGGTGCTCACGGAGAAGCCACAGCACGCGGCCACGTCGTAGTGCACGAATCCCCGCCGGCAGCTCGATCTGTGCCTCGGGAGTTCGACCTCTCAGCATATCGTTTATCTGTCGGCGAAGGGCGGAGGGAAGCCGAGAGTCCCTCTCACCGGTCAGGTCCCGCCACGCAGCCTCAACCGGAATGAAACTTAAACAACTAAAATAGCGGAAAATCCCCTCAATTGCAAGGCCAATGGCACTCTTCGACTCTCCGTCTTGAAAGCGTATCGGCATGACTTTACTAAGCTTCCGCATGATCTCCAAACCTTGCCCGAGCGCCTGTCCCGCCTCAGCCACATGCTGCATCTTCGTGACATTCCAAAAGTCTTGTTTATTTAAAAGATAACGTCGGATTCGATTTCTTGCATGCCGGAGGTCTTGGTTGGTCGGATCTTCACGAAATGGGATATCTCCTTCTTCTACCCATTTCCGAAGTGTTTCCCGCCGAATGGTCAGCAGCGGACGCAGCACCCGTCCTCGCCGCCGGGGAATCGCCGTCCATTCGTACCACGGGGCTCCGCTTCGCATCCGCATCAGAACCGTTTCTGCCGAATCATCGAGGGTATGGCCGGTTACGATCCATCGGCATCCGTGCTTCTCGGCCATTTCCGTCAGCGCTTCGTATCGCACCGATCTCGCCGCCGCTTCCTGCGAGAGCCGCCGTTCTCGCGCGCGCTTGGGCACGTCCTCACGCCGTACGCAACACAGGAATCCCCATTTTTTGGCAATTTCGCGCACGAAGTCTGCATCGAGAGCGGAATCAGCTCGCAAACTGTGATCAACATGTCCGACGACCAACCGATCGCCGCCCCGGCCATACGCGTCCGCCAGATACGCGAGCAAACCCACGGAGTCCGCCCCGCCCGATACAGCTACTAAGATCCGCTCCGGCGGTCTTACCCATCGCTGCACGAAGCGATCAGGTTCATCCGCCCACTCAGGCCGGACAATCAGCTTCCTTTTCTCGCTTTGGATTAATTCCACGATTCGGTTCTTCTCTGGCGGAGGTCTAAATTGGGTGATGAATAGAAAGGCCTTGCCGAGATCGCAAGGCCCATCGCTCTTCACCTGGCTTCCATTCTACGTCTTATCACAGGCCTGTTGACATTCTTGATGACGATTGTCGGTTTCAATGTTAGCTCTGTTCTACAACGAAATTTCCTGAAAACATTACATTGTATATCGTACAATACCAAAAATGCGATAAAAGTATCGAAATATCTTACTATACAAAGGAGACCGGACGATTTCGGTCACGGTCTCCCGATCAAACTTGTAGCGGAGGAGGGACTCGAACCCCCGACACCAGGATTATGATTCCCGTGCTCTAACCAACTGAGCTACTCCGCCAAAGGGATTACCGCTTCAATCAAACGGTATCCTTAAATATACAATGAAATGAGTTTGAATGTCAAGTCTGCCTTTGCCTCTGCGGTTGCAGCCAATCCCCTGCTGAGTCCGGCTTGACTATTGCAAATGCAGGAGCTACATTGCCGTTGCGGTTTCCAGAGAATGCCGATTCACTATCTAAGCCATACTCCCTCGCCTGATGAATATGCCTGATTTTCGAGACCTAAACGTCTTTTTGACGGGCGGGGCCGGTTTCATCGGTTCCCACACAGTAGATGAGCTCCTGAAGCTTGGGGCACGGGTGGTCTGTCTGGACAACTTCGACCCCTATTACGACCGCGCCGAGAAGGTGGGGAATCTTGAGTTCTGTAGCACGGATCCACGTTTTGAGCTCATCGAAGGCGACATCCGCGATTCCGTATTGCTTCGACATACACTTCGCCGCACGAAACCGAACATCATTGTTCATCTGGCGGCCCGCGCGGGAGTTCGTCCTTCCCTGCAAGACCCGGCCGGCTATGCCGACGTCAACGTCCAGGGTACGGCTGTTCTCTTGGAAGCGGCTCGCGAGGAAGGAATTCGCGATTTCGTTTTCGCGTCTTCTTCCTCCGTCTATGGAAACCAGGGCGGCGGACCGCTCGCGGAATCGCTTCCCACCGACACTCCGCTCTCACCCTACGGCGCGACTAAAAAAGCCGGCGAAGTCCTCTGCCATTCCTACCACCACGTTTATGGAATGTCCGTAGCTTGCTTGCGCTTTTTCACCGTCTATGGCCCGCGCCAAAGACCCGATCTGGCCATCCGCAAATTCGTTCGCCTCGCTCTCGACGGCGAGCCCATCCCCTTCTTCGGAGACGGTTCTTCGCGGCGCGACTACACTCACATCAGCGACATCCTCACCGGTATCCTCGGCGCAATCCGGTGGGCGCGAACGAGCGAACCTCGCTATGGCATCTTCAATCTCGGTTCCGCCCATCCGATATCCCTCAGTGAACTCGTGAACATGATTGAACGTTCCGTCGGGCAGCCGGTTCAAAGACAAATGCTCCCCCTCCAACCCGGAGATGTATTCCAAACCTATGCCGATACTTCCCTCGCCGAGGCGGAACTGGGTTTCCGTCACGAAATCGAGTTTGAAGATGGCCTGCGTGAGTTCGTTCGATGGATGATTGAGAAACGTTCGTCCGAGAGTTGAGTTTTTCATGGAACCACATACTGGAAGCGCTCGTCGAGGCGAACGCTTTCTCTTTTCCTGAAATCTCCAAAAACTCAGAAGTCTGGATCGCGGAACACAATCTCGCCTCCCACAATCGTCATCAGCGCCTTCGTTTCGCGGATATGCTCCGGTTTGCAGGTCAGAACGTTGCGTGAAAGCACTGTGAAATCCGCGAACTTTCCCTCCTCAATCGTTCCCCCGTCTTTTTCCCAGAATGCGGCAAACGCGCTGCCCAATGTATAGGCTCGGAGAGCTTGATCGGCCCGAATCCGCTCTTGCGGCTGCCATCCTCCGGGCGGATTCCCATTTGCATCCTGCCGCGTCACCGCCGCCGCAATTCCCGCGACAGGATTCATGTCCTCGACCGGCCAATCGCTCCCGAACGCCAGCCGCGCACCCCAATCCAACAAACTGCGCAAGGCATATGAAGACTTCGCCCGTTCCTTCCCCAGACGCGGCTCCACAAACCGCATGTCAGCCGTAGAGTGAATCGGTTGCATCGAGGCGATCACGCCCAGTTCCGCGAACCTCGGAATATCGCTCTTCCGAAGATGCTGAACATGTTCCACCCGCGGGCGCAACTCTGCCGGATTCGCAGCCGCTCCCGCTCTTTTCAGAGCATTCAAGCATATGCTGCACGCTCGATCCCCGATCGCGTGCAGTGCCACTTGATAATGCTCTTCAGACGCAGCCTGAATCCACTCGGCCAGCAATCCTTCCTCGATAACCAGCATACCCGATGAACCCGGTGTGTCGTCATACGGCTCGTAAAAAGCCGCCGACCTCGAGCCCAACGCTCCGTCCACGAATCCTTTGAGCGTGCCGACGCGATAACCGGTCGCATTCACTCGCTCGAAGCGATCCTCCTCGAATCGAAAATTTTCACTCACCGGCCAAACATTCAGACGGATTTTCCGCTCGGCGCTCCCCGCGAACCGGGCATAGTGAGCAAGATGGTCTCGTCGCACGCTGCTGCTGACGGCCGTAATCCCGCGCGAAAAGGCGTGATCCTGTGCCTTCAAGAGTGCGTTTCGAGTCTGCTCCGGGCGTGGCGGCGGGATCGCGTGCTCCACCAAATGCGCCGCCGGTTCGCGGAGCATTCCCGTCAACCGGCCCTGTTCATCCCGGTCGAACCTTCCCCCCGGCGGATCGTTCGTATCCTGATCAATTCGAGCCGCTTCCAGAGCCTGCGTATTCGCCAGCGCCGAGTGCAGATCGTGCGTCCAGATGAAAACGGGGCTGTCGGCACAGACCCGGTCTATGTCATGGCGGGTGACGCGGAAACGCGTTTCGTCGAACCTCCCGCCGCGGATCCATTCACCGGGACGAATCTCACGTTCCCGAATGTATCTCGCCAGCACGTCCGTGAACTGCTCGACCGACTCCACGCCGTCGAAATCACACTCCATGAGCATGAATCCGCCCAGCAGCAAGTGACAGTGCGCGTCGTGCAAGCCCGGAATCAGCAGAGAGTCCGGCGGACAGACAATCGCATCCGGCCGAAGTCTCGCTTGGTTCTCCGGAATCATCTGCGCAATCCGATCCCCATGCGTCTCGATCATCAGCTTGCGGGTCGTTCCAGTTCCGATCCATGTGTTCGCGATGATCTGCATACGATTATTCTCCGGCAAGCCGTATCTGAAAACGATGGATCACCAGCGCTCGTCCCGATTGTGCGTCGGCGTCAATTACCACACCCGACAGCCGCACGTCTCCCTCGGCGCAACCCGATTTGTTTCCCATCATCGGATGCAGAAAGCGGTGCAGCGCGTGTTCCGTCTTCAGTCCGATCACTCCGGCGTGGGATCCGGTCATTCCCGCGTCGGTAATGTACGCCGTCCCGCCCGGCAGGACTTCCTCGTCTGCGGTCTGCACGTGCGTGTGCGTGCCGATCACCGCCGTTGCCAGTCCGTCCACATAGCGCGCGAAGGCCAGCTTCTCGGCGGTGGCCTCGGCGTGAAAATCCACGAAAATGAGCGAGGTCTCGGAGCGCAACTCTTCGATCGCCGCTTTACCGATGCGAAACGGATCATCCGTCGGCGGAAGCATGGCGCGACCGATCAAATTAACGACTCCCATCCGTTGCCCGGCCCGCACGTCGAACACTCCCCGTCCCCGGCCGGGAGCGCCGTCCGGCAAATTCAGAGGCCGCAAGACCCGCGATTCCTCATCGGTAAGTTCATGTGTCTTGTCGCGGAAGAGCGTGTGGTTGCCGCCGGTAATCACGTCCGCTCCCGCGTCAAACACGTCGCGAGCCTGCCCGGCCAGTAGACCCTTGCCGTGCTCGGCGTTCTCGCCGTTCACGATGCAGAAATCCGCCTGCTCGGAACGGAGAAGCCCGGGCAGGAGACGCTTCACCGCCTCCAGACCGGGCTTCCCGAATACATCGCCCACGAACAGAACGCGAATCGCGCCCGCCGGTTTACTTGGCGACACTGGTCGCGCGGAACTCACGCAGAACCGTTACCTTGATCTGTCCCGGATATTCCAACTCGGATTCGATCTTCTTGGCGATATCGAGCGCGATCGTCTCGGCTACGGCGTCGGTAACCTTTTCGGGTTCTACGATCACCCGCACCTCACGACCCGCCTGAATCGCATAAGACCTCTGAACTCCCCGAAAACCGCTGGTGATTTCTTCCAACTTCTGAAGGCGTTGGATGTAGATTTCGAGCGTCTCGCGCCGCGCGCCGGGCCGCGCGCCGGACACCGCGTCGGCGGCTTGCGCCAGCACTCCGATCGGCGATGTGAAATCCTCGTCGCCATGATGAGCCGCGATGGAATTGATCACCGCTTTCGACTCGCGGTATTTCTTCGCCAGCTCCGCGCCGATCTGAACGTGCGTGCCTTCCGTGAACCGGTCAATCGCCTTGCCGATGTCGTGAAGCAAACCGGCCCGCCGACCAAGTTTCGCGTCAAGTCCAAGTTGCGCGCACATGAGTCCCGTCAGGTGCGCCACTTCGATGGAGTGCTGTAATATGTTCTGACCGTAACTGGATCGGAACTTGAGCCGGCCCAGCAGCTTGATCATTTCGGGATGCAATCCGGCCACGCCCGCTTCGTGGCAGGCCGCCTCGCCCACCTGCACGAGTTGTTCCTGCATCTCCTTTTCGCACTTCTTCACCAGGTCCTCGATCCGTCCCGGGTGAATGCGGCCGTCAGCCATGAGACGTTCGAGAGCCATCCGCGCGATCTCGCGGCGCAGCGGATCGAACGCCGAGATAATCACCGCCTCGGGTGTATCGTCCACGATGATGTCCACCCCGGTGGCCTGCTCGAACGCTCGAATGTTCCGCCCCTCGCGGCCGATGATCCGTCCCTTGATCTCGTCGTTGGGGATCGGCACGACCGACACCGTGCTTTCCACCGCGTGATCGGCGGCGCTCCGCTGGATAGCCGCGATGACAATCTCTTTCGCGTCGCGGTTGGCGGAGAGCCTTGCCTGATCGCGCATCTCCTTGACCATTTCCGCCGTCGCCTCGCGAGCGCGTTCGAGAAGTGCTTCTTTCAGCTCGGCTACCGCTTGATCCTTCGTCAGTCCGGCCACGCGCTCCAGCGCCGCCTCCGCTTCCGATTCCAGAGT
Proteins encoded:
- a CDS encoding GDP-mannose 4,6-dehydratase produces the protein MPDFRDLNVFLTGGAGFIGSHTVDELLKLGARVVCLDNFDPYYDRAEKVGNLEFCSTDPRFELIEGDIRDSVLLRHTLRRTKPNIIVHLAARAGVRPSLQDPAGYADVNVQGTAVLLEAAREEGIRDFVFASSSSVYGNQGGGPLAESLPTDTPLSPYGATKKAGEVLCHSYHHVYGMSVACLRFFTVYGPRQRPDLAIRKFVRLALDGEPIPFFGDGSSRRDYTHISDILTGILGAIRWARTSEPRYGIFNLGSAHPISLSELVNMIERSVGQPVQRQMLPLQPGDVFQTYADTSLAEAELGFRHEIEFEDGLREFVRWMIEKRSSES
- the ftsH gene encoding ATP-dependent zinc metalloprotease FtsH; translation: MYILLLIVVGFIVVAQLLDRSSSETEIPYHQFEERLQQGMVKKGTIIGQTLHGEFNDGRRFRTTLPPQIDNDMVMRWRDLQMELQFKEKKPDIGSYLLNLLPWVLIIAFTIFLISRMQSGMGPKGLFSFGKSKARLFSESKPKITFVDVAGAEEAKEELAEIIEFLKNPRKFVRLGGRIPRGCLLLGPPGTGKTLLAKAVAGEAGVPFYTISGAEFVEMFVGVGASRVRDLFETGKKNAPCIIFIDEIDAVGRHRGAGLGGGHDEREQTLNQLLIEMDGFEENDGVILIAATNRPDILDPALLRPGRFDRQIVVDRPDVRGRLGILKVHAKNKPLAAEADLEIIAKSTPGMAGAELSNLMNEAALIAARLDQDEISMVDLEAAKDKVLMGVERKSVVVSDSEKRSTAYHEAGHVLIAKFVPGLDPVHKVTIIPRGRAMGLTHVVPLDDRHSYSRTFLESQLAFLMGGRVAEQLVFHELTTGAADDLKRISEIAKKMVTQWGMSDKLGPLRYGQKEDEVFLGRDYTHIQDYSDTTANAIDEGVRDIVRRAENTTREVLTRELERLHKLAKALIEREALDSREIDEVIGLPTENKTLPNDRT
- a CDS encoding amidohydrolase — its product is MQIIANTWIGTGTTRKLMIETHGDRIAQMIPENQARLRPDAIVCPPDSLLIPGLHDAHCHLLLGGFMLMECDFDGVESVEQFTDVLARYIREREIRPGEWIRGGRFDETRFRVTRHDIDRVCADSPVFIWTHDLHSALANTQALEAARIDQDTNDPPGGRFDRDEQGRLTGMLREPAAHLVEHAIPPPRPEQTRNALLKAQDHAFSRGITAVSSSVRRDHLAHYARFAGSAERKIRLNVWPVSENFRFEEDRFERVNATGYRVGTLKGFVDGALGSRSAAFYEPYDDTPGSSGMLVIEEGLLAEWIQAASEEHYQVALHAIGDRACSICLNALKRAGAAANPAELRPRVEHVQHLRKSDIPRFAELGVIASMQPIHSTADMRFVEPRLGKERAKSSYALRSLLDWGARLAFGSDWPVEDMNPVAGIAAAVTRQDANGNPPGGWQPQERIRADQALRAYTLGSAFAAFWEKDGGTIEEGKFADFTVLSRNVLTCKPEHIRETKALMTIVGGEIVFRDPDF
- a CDS encoding TIGR00282 family metallophosphoesterase, translating into MRVLFVGDVFGKPGLEAVKRLLPGLLRSEQADFCIVNGENAEHGKGLLAGQARDVFDAGADVITGGNHTLFRDKTHELTDEESRVLRPLNLPDGAPGRGRGVFDVRAGQRMGVVNLIGRAMLPPTDDPFRIGKAAIEELRSETSLIFVDFHAEATAEKLAFARYVDGLATAVIGTHTHVQTADEEVLPGGTAYITDAGMTGSHAGVIGLKTEHALHRFLHPMMGNKSGCAEGDVRLSGVVIDADAQSGRALVIHRFQIRLAGE
- the tilS gene encoding tRNA lysidine(34) synthetase TilS, translating into MELIQSEKRKLIVRPEWADEPDRFVQRWVRPPERILVAVSGGADSVGLLAYLADAYGRGGDRLVVGHVDHSLRADSALDADFVREIAKKWGFLCCVRREDVPKRARERRLSQEAAARSVRYEALTEMAEKHGCRWIVTGHTLDDSAETVLMRMRSGAPWYEWTAIPRRRGRVLRPLLTIRRETLRKWVEEGDIPFREDPTNQDLRHARNRIRRYLLNKQDFWNVTKMQHVAEAGQALGQGLEIMRKLSKVMPIRFQDGESKSAIGLAIEGIFRYFSCLSFIPVEAAWRDLTGERDSRLPSALRRQINDMLRGRTPEAQIELPAGIRALRRGRVLWLLREHPAEVCRRIGMGEWSVPERNGILLLCEERPDDASITWMIPVRRDLADRELWLRSWRAGDRLKSAGRPMKKVADLLAERRRNPLERARTLVVTDADGPLWIVGGETAERALADSYTTQPMWIAWKGQNDRSDG
- the hpt gene encoding hypoxanthine phosphoribosyltransferase produces the protein MIAATDERTSEIVGVAPYRFKRMISREEIHRHLRMVAARLREDYAERNPVFVGVLNGCFAFMADLVREVNIPCEVDFIRLSSYTTNMKPGPIRLVKDVDTDLAGRHVVVVEDIVDTGKSLDFLRDHLRRKKPASLVMATMFRKPSALAGGEQAEYVGMDIPDRFVVGYGLDYAHQWRYLADLYARTDE
- the rny gene encoding ribonuclease Y yields the protein MDNPIVVRAIELVACLVFFFLGWVIGRRFIRKELAASKQEADRIITDAQKEAETLFKEKMLELKDEQLRLRSKLETDNRRKQDELARAEHTLRDREAHVKSRAEDLDKKTKEADRLVQSNTQKEKSLQQKQARIETLESEAEAALERVAGLTKDQAVAELKEALLERAREATAEMVKEMRDQARLSANRDAKEIVIAAIQRSAADHAVESTVSVVPIPNDEIKGRIIGREGRNIRAFEQATGVDIIVDDTPEAVIISAFDPLRREIARMALERLMADGRIHPGRIEDLVKKCEKEMQEQLVQVGEAACHEAGVAGLHPEMIKLLGRLKFRSSYGQNILQHSIEVAHLTGLMCAQLGLDAKLGRRAGLLHDIGKAIDRFTEGTHVQIGAELAKKYRESKAVINSIAAHHGDEDFTSPIGVLAQAADAVSGARPGARRETLEIYIQRLQKLEEITSGFRGVQRSYAIQAGREVRVIVEPEKVTDAVAETIALDIAKKIESELEYPGQIKVTVLREFRATSVAK